In Natronococcus sp. AD-5, the genomic window CCGGCGTCGACGGCGACGACCGGCGTCCCGCAGGCGGTCGCCTCGAGCGCCACGAGTCCCTGGGTCTCGACCGAACTCGGAAAGACGAAGACGTCGAGCGCGGAGTAAAACGCCGGGAGTTCGTCGCGCTCGAGAAAGCCGAGAAATCGGACGTCGGCGTCCGTCTCCGAGGCGTGTTCCTCGAGGTCCTCGCGAGCGGGGCCGTCGCCGGCCAGCACGAGCGTGTGATCGGTGCCGGCGACGGCGTCGATCGACTCCTCGAGGTTCTTTTCGGAGCCGTGACGGCCGGTGTAGCCGAGCAGCGGCCCGTCCGGGAGCTCGTAGCGCTCGCGCAGCGAGGTCGGGTCCGTCGGCCGGAAGAAGTCGGTGTCGATGCCGTTCGAGACGACGGTTACCTCGGTGTCCGCACCGATCTCCTCGAGGAGGTGCTGCCGGGCGAACGACGTCGGGGCGACCACGTGATCGACGTTCTCGAAGAACGCTCGTTCGTAGGTCCGACAGACCCGCTGTCCCGGTTCGACGAGGGGACCGGGGACGCGGTCGGCCACGCGGTCGTGAAGCAGCGTGTGGTACGACGCGACGACGGGGACGTCGCGTTTCCGAGCGAATCGTACGCCCGCGAATCCGACGGTGAAGGGCGTGTGCACGTGAACGACGTCGTGCGCCTCGAGGTCGGCGGGGATCGTCGGCAGGCCGAGCCGGTACCGCGGATACAGCGGCGCCCCGACGCTCGGGAGTGCGAACTCGCCTTCGCCGGGCTCGTACCCTTCCATTTCCGGAAAGACGACGGACATCGACGTCCGACAGCGGGGCCAGCGCCGACGCCAGAGCGAAACCGTGTAGGTGACGCCGTTGACCGTCGGCAAGTAGAGGTCGGTGAACGCGGCGACGGTCTCCGTCCTGGTCATCGGTCGACGATGCACCGTCGGCGGTAAAATCAGTTCTGCATCCGATACGTTCGCTCCGCGGTGCCGGCCGGACCACGAGCATCGTCCGAGTCGGCTTCGATTCTCGCGGTGGGATCGACCGAGGGACCGGCCGGTCGGTTACTCGATCCGGAACGAGACCCCGTGATCGGAGAGCAACGACCGCATTCGTTCGACGCCGCCGCTCGAGTCCCAGCCCTGTCCCGTGTAGTGTCGGTACGGGTGGCGAAGCCAGGAGTATTCGCGGTGGGCGAACACCTCGATGTTCTCGACGCTCGTTTGAAACAGCGCGACGTGAAGTTGCCGCCGCGCGAGCGGGGACCGTCGTCGGACCCAGCTCCCGGCCGACAGCCGGCCGTCCTCGTGTACTTTCAGGGAGGCGATCGGTTCGGGCGCGAACGACATCGCCTCGAGATCCGAACGGAACTCGCAGAGGCCGCGCTGGACGGTGCCGACGTACTCGTCGGGATGTTGCGTACACTGTGCGAAGCCGCCGAGGGGTTCCTTGATCCGATGGAGGGTCGGGAGAACACGACGGCGAACCCGCGTCGCCAAATCGAGCGTTTCGGGTAGTCCGTCTCGTTCGTCAGTCGCGCTCACGAACACACTACCGAGCGCGAGTGCAAAATTATTGTGGGTTTATCCGCACCGGCTTTATAACCGACCGTTCGAAGCCGTAAGCCGCTCCACCTGCACCGCCCGCCGGCGCGAATATCGCTACAGATCCTTCAGGCGGATCCCGTCCTCGACCAATCGCGCGTTTCGCTCGCGTTCGAGGTGGTCGCCGAGTTCGTCGTGTTCGTACAGCTGGGCGACCACGTCGGCGTACAGCGTTCGCCACGCGATCGCGTAGATCGGCGACTGGCCCCACGCCCGCAGTTCGGGCACCAGTTCGTCGTAGGTCTGGTAGCGC contains:
- a CDS encoding glycosyltransferase, which codes for MTRTETVAAFTDLYLPTVNGVTYTVSLWRRRWPRCRTSMSVVFPEMEGYEPGEGEFALPSVGAPLYPRYRLGLPTIPADLEAHDVVHVHTPFTVGFAGVRFARKRDVPVVASYHTLLHDRVADRVPGPLVEPGQRVCRTYERAFFENVDHVVAPTSFARQHLLEEIGADTEVTVVSNGIDTDFFRPTDPTSLRERYELPDGPLLGYTGRHGSEKNLEESIDAVAGTDHTLVLAGDGPAREDLEEHASETDADVRFLGFLERDELPAFYSALDVFVFPSSVETQGLVALEATACGTPVVAVDAGALIDSVIEGETGYRYDPGDLEEFRWAIRRTIAENERLSDLCRRRRAMLSVEHSLGQLARVYDGLSS